Proteins from a single region of Methanoculleus taiwanensis:
- a CDS encoding beta strand repeat-containing protein: MSSATGTAGVEIFVTCNGSDQLNGYNLKITWDPAVMNVTAVTDYAGLGQFYNPPVPVTNGIVYVQDFSGSKSVTGNQTLLSLTCNALVHDGTSTAIAIDGAYANHEVDEKVGGDVTGQYSLVPGTFTTTDYTSPAITISSPADGATVAQSVTVVADITDVGGVNVTSIAVSVGGEQADTLNTVAIAGGYRVTATKSGVAIGTNVPVAVSASDLTGNIGTRIHYVTVAQSGVTITAPADGNYTNQAQPPITAAFVQVNQASVKMFLNNVDVTTDCTVSGGATDGAIALNYASYGVLADNTYVVVVNGTSSLDASQQSATVTFTKDTTAPVVTITGIQDSDGDGFVEANENLIISYTVTDANFKQAWVETVTNTTNPGMLFLNTAPGNRNLTVSAVDLAGNQGQSAQFHLYNNYLAYYNDASLGTFAGIDLSKTAIFNYFDVARAITLTGPNTAMTFPTFGTFTKTIVPGSNATLDNRKNDPITAGELPAAIKIYATPTGSLDFTIQVPDVDNATIMIGKANSTLLDQMIRNPSSTSPSAGTLQELLSQDKIVLYGKGGGQYGYGIISVANDGSITILKQEGTISASSNLMSAIRSNYLNLDAGFNSATATGITTPLQISDLGAGEYVVLAVCVDQDRFSIITMETFQVAASGQNINPSASSYTIGSPVVVTAGSTGQNIAALLINRDATYTGAMALNLTTLGTGSLEDVRLYANGNTTVEKLISNIYITPGYGKYGTATNSSTVQVATSGLVAGNYYLYMFTENNGNMTLYNQASISLVPVTPPTPTPTPYTPSGGGGGGGGSSRSVVTYEGSGVVSTSSSGIVTKTIAVVASDESAKLTLQSGVRALDADGNPISSITIERASDAPAAPAGALFSVSGYVYECGPAGATFNPGMTLTATLSEEDWNAMIASGQVPTFKWYNAETDAWEDVPTTVNAATRTVTATVTHFSMFAVVYTTGVLPTATPTEVVTATPTEVTPTTPAQPTEELPFMMIIIAIVAIIVVAGAAFFYMKKDN; encoded by the coding sequence GTGTCGTCCGCAACGGGCACTGCGGGGGTTGAGATATTCGTAACCTGTAACGGTTCGGATCAGCTCAACGGGTATAACTTAAAGATCACCTGGGACCCGGCAGTGATGAATGTCACGGCCGTTACTGACTACGCAGGGCTTGGGCAGTTCTACAATCCACCTGTTCCCGTAACAAATGGTATTGTCTATGTCCAGGACTTCTCCGGCAGCAAGAGTGTTACCGGAAATCAGACGCTGCTGTCCCTGACCTGTAATGCACTTGTCCACGACGGCACTTCAACCGCAATCGCCATCGACGGCGCTTATGCGAATCATGAAGTCGATGAAAAGGTCGGCGGCGATGTGACAGGTCAGTACTCCCTCGTACCCGGTACGTTCACCACAACCGATTACACCTCGCCTGCGATCACTATCTCATCCCCGGCTGACGGCGCAACGGTTGCACAGTCCGTGACCGTCGTCGCTGATATCACCGATGTCGGTGGTGTGAACGTGACCAGCATCGCTGTCAGCGTCGGCGGCGAGCAGGCCGACACCCTGAACACCGTGGCCATTGCCGGCGGGTACCGTGTCACCGCCACGAAGAGCGGCGTCGCTATCGGAACCAACGTCCCGGTCGCAGTCTCGGCAAGCGACCTGACAGGAAACATCGGCACAAGGATCCACTACGTCACCGTCGCCCAGTCCGGTGTCACCATCACCGCTCCTGCGGACGGCAACTACACGAACCAGGCACAGCCCCCGATCACCGCGGCCTTCGTGCAGGTGAACCAGGCAAGTGTCAAGATGTTCTTAAACAACGTCGACGTCACGACTGACTGTACGGTCAGCGGCGGCGCAACCGACGGAGCCATCGCCCTCAACTACGCCTCGTACGGCGTCCTCGCGGACAACACCTACGTAGTCGTCGTCAACGGCACGAGCTCGCTTGACGCCTCCCAGCAGAGCGCGACCGTGACCTTCACCAAGGACACCACAGCGCCCGTCGTTACCATCACCGGCATCCAGGACTCCGACGGTGACGGATTCGTCGAGGCGAACGAGAACCTGATCATCTCCTACACCGTAACCGACGCGAACTTCAAGCAGGCATGGGTGGAGACCGTCACCAACACGACAAACCCCGGCATGCTCTTCCTGAACACCGCGCCCGGCAACCGGAACCTGACCGTCTCTGCGGTCGACCTCGCCGGCAACCAGGGTCAGAGCGCACAGTTCCACCTCTACAACAACTATCTCGCCTACTACAACGATGCCTCGCTCGGCACCTTTGCAGGCATCGATCTCTCGAAGACGGCTATCTTCAACTACTTCGACGTCGCCCGGGCGATCACCCTGACCGGCCCGAACACGGCGATGACCTTCCCGACCTTCGGCACGTTTACGAAGACGATCGTCCCGGGAAGCAATGCAACCCTCGACAACCGGAAGAACGATCCCATAACCGCCGGCGAGCTGCCTGCGGCGATCAAGATCTACGCGACCCCCACCGGCAGCCTCGACTTCACGATCCAGGTGCCCGACGTCGACAACGCCACCATCATGATCGGCAAGGCGAACAGCACCCTGCTCGACCAGATGATCAGAAACCCGTCCAGCACCTCCCCGTCGGCAGGCACGCTCCAGGAACTGCTCAGCCAGGACAAGATCGTGCTCTACGGCAAGGGTGGCGGACAGTACGGCTACGGTATCATCAGTGTAGCAAATGACGGGTCGATCACCATCCTCAAGCAGGAAGGTACCATCAGCGCGTCCAGCAACCTGATGAGCGCTATCCGCTCGAACTACCTCAACCTCGACGCCGGTTTCAACTCGGCAACCGCAACGGGCATCACGACGCCCCTGCAGATCAGCGATCTCGGCGCCGGTGAGTATGTCGTCCTCGCGGTCTGCGTCGACCAGGACCGGTTCAGCATCATCACCATGGAGACCTTCCAGGTCGCCGCGAGTGGCCAGAACATCAACCCGAGCGCCTCGAGCTACACCATCGGCAGCCCCGTCGTGGTCACTGCAGGCAGCACCGGGCAGAACATCGCAGCGCTCCTGATCAACAGGGACGCGACCTACACCGGCGCTATGGCGCTGAACCTCACGACCCTCGGCACCGGATCGCTCGAGGACGTGAGGCTCTACGCGAACGGCAACACGACCGTTGAGAAACTCATCAGCAACATCTACATCACGCCCGGCTACGGCAAATACGGTACTGCAACGAACTCGAGCACCGTCCAGGTCGCAACGAGCGGCCTTGTCGCCGGCAACTACTACCTCTACATGTTCACCGAGAACAACGGTAACATGACCCTCTACAACCAGGCCAGCATCTCCCTGGTGCCGGTAACCCCGCCGACCCCCACGCCCACGCCGTACACGCCCAGTGGCGGCGGTGGCGGCGGCGGCGGCAGCAGCCGTAGCGTCGTTACCTATGAGGGAAGCGGTGTGGTCTCGACCAGCAGCAGCGGTATCGTGACCAAGACGATCGCCGTCGTTGCAAGCGACGAGAGCGCGAAACTCACCCTGCAGTCGGGTGTGCGTGCTCTCGATGCAGACGGCAACCCCATCAGTAGCATCACCATCGAGCGGGCCAGCGACGCTCCGGCAGCCCCGGCGGGTGCCCTCTTCAGCGTTTCCGGCTACGTCTATGAGTGCGGCCCTGCAGGCGCCACCTTCAACCCGGGCATGACGCTCACCGCCACCCTCTCCGAAGAGGACTGGAACGCGATGATCGCCAGCGGCCAGGTGCCGACGTTCAAGTGGTACAACGCAGAGACCGATGCCTGGGAGGATGTCCCGACCACGGTCAACGCGGCTACGAGAACGGTGACCGCCACCGTCACGCACTTCAGCATGTTCGCGGTCGTCTACACCACCGGTGTCCTGCCGACGGCCACCCCGACTGAAGTCGTAACGGCCACCCCGACTGAGGTCACCCCGACGACCCCGGCACAGCCTACCGAAGAACTTCCGTTCATGATGATCATCATCGCCATCGTCGCGATCATCGTCGTCGCGGGAGCAGCGTTCTTCTACATGAAGAAGGACAACTAA
- a CDS encoding S8 family serine peptidase, producing MDNHIQRLLAFSFLAGILLIPALAIAASFDDTGTPGRVIVGYKTPSPVRLQVAAVSSSDPIPEEIAGAAVVETCEPLNAVIYAVNDTNRFIAGMAAREDVAFVEPDYPVYACTPASFLPNDPYYSLQWGPAAIRADEAWNLEQGDASVIIAIVDSGVDYTHPDLAANYLAGGYDWVNGDADPRDDNGHGTHCAGIAAATINNSAGVAGIAQVGILAEKVLDAGGGGYSSTVASGITHAVDNGADIISLSLGSSSPSTTLQEACQYAWDNGCLVVAASGNGYRSPVLYPAALSTVIAVGSLDSNNVLSDFSNYGSEQELVVPGRGIYSTWPGGQYKSSSGTSMATPFVAGVSALVKSRYPDMTNAELRSLLAATADDLGAAGRDSYYGYGRVDAFEAVVSRSVITLAESTVIPASIPSLGGGTPGIGEATTLTATVTGDNPIATVTIDLSPLGGAPAVAMNRSTGATWVLNVSSSVPSPYIDGAYRPFDLALTATDTYGCTNTSATIPLLVIRNGDVTRDNRVTLYDALYTARHLLGTEGYENIDTNIADVTNDGTVGMPDAMYLAKHVLSVPGFLELH from the coding sequence ATGGACAACCATATACAGCGATTACTGGCATTTTCATTCCTTGCGGGAATACTCCTGATACCTGCTCTCGCCATTGCAGCATCCTTCGACGATACGGGCACTCCGGGGCGTGTGATCGTCGGCTACAAAACGCCGTCTCCGGTACGCCTGCAGGTTGCAGCAGTGTCCTCTTCCGATCCGATACCCGAAGAGATCGCCGGTGCGGCGGTGGTCGAGACCTGCGAACCGCTGAATGCCGTCATCTATGCGGTGAACGATACCAACCGGTTTATCGCCGGGATGGCGGCCCGGGAGGACGTGGCATTCGTCGAACCGGACTATCCCGTATACGCCTGCACTCCGGCATCGTTCCTTCCAAACGATCCCTACTATTCCCTCCAGTGGGGGCCTGCCGCCATCAGGGCCGACGAGGCATGGAACCTCGAGCAGGGCGACGCGAGCGTCATCATAGCCATCGTGGATTCCGGAGTCGACTATACCCACCCCGACCTTGCAGCAAACTACCTGGCAGGCGGGTATGACTGGGTGAACGGCGACGCCGATCCACGGGACGATAACGGCCACGGCACCCATTGCGCCGGTATCGCCGCCGCGACGATCAACAACAGCGCCGGTGTTGCCGGGATCGCGCAGGTCGGCATTCTTGCCGAGAAGGTGCTCGACGCAGGAGGTGGCGGCTATTCATCCACTGTTGCGAGCGGCATCACCCACGCCGTCGACAATGGTGCGGATATCATCAGTCTCAGCCTCGGGAGCAGCAGCCCGTCCACTACGCTGCAGGAAGCCTGCCAGTATGCGTGGGATAATGGGTGTCTCGTCGTCGCAGCCTCGGGAAACGGGTATCGCAGCCCCGTCCTCTATCCTGCCGCCCTCAGCACGGTGATAGCGGTCGGGTCTCTCGATTCGAATAATGTACTCAGCGACTTCAGCAATTACGGCAGCGAGCAGGAGCTCGTCGTGCCGGGGAGAGGGATCTACTCGACCTGGCCGGGGGGGCAGTACAAAAGCTCCTCGGGAACATCGATGGCAACCCCCTTCGTCGCAGGCGTCTCCGCTCTCGTCAAGTCTCGCTATCCCGATATGACGAATGCAGAGCTCCGCTCTCTCCTCGCGGCCACCGCCGACGATCTCGGCGCGGCCGGAAGGGACTCGTACTACGGCTACGGCAGGGTGGACGCCTTCGAAGCGGTCGTCAGCCGATCGGTTATCACCCTTGCGGAGAGCACGGTGATACCGGCATCCATCCCAAGCCTCGGCGGCGGCACTCCGGGCATCGGGGAGGCCACGACACTGACGGCTACCGTCACCGGCGACAACCCGATCGCAACCGTGACAATCGATCTCTCCCCGCTCGGCGGCGCACCCGCCGTAGCAATGAACCGGAGCACGGGGGCGACCTGGGTGCTGAACGTCTCGAGCAGCGTACCCTCCCCGTACATCGACGGAGCCTACCGGCCGTTCGACCTTGCCCTCACCGCAACCGACACCTATGGCTGTACGAACACGTCAGCCACGATACCGCTGCTCGTGATCAGGAACGGCGACGTCACCAGGGACAACCGGGTGACCCTCTACGACGCCCTGTACACCGCACGGCATCTCCTCGGAACCGAGGGATATGAGAATATCGATACGAACATCGCCGACGTCACGAACGACGGAACGGTCGGCATGCCCGACGCCATGTACCTGGCAAAGCACGTGCTCAGCGTACCGGGCTTTCTGGAATTGCACTAA
- a CDS encoding cohesin domain-containing protein produces MKRWQWILVIVCLAYATVAVQAIPTVSIQDITLNPGETTVAEVSVTGAENLGTIALDLAYNPAVVQVTGVSGGSFDTGPLSNYNNSLGTARIGAFQIQSPGLEGAATVCEIGIEAVGAAGASTSLTIVSATLTDATPTGAEIEASLRSGQIHIAGTPTPTPDSGGSDPEPTATPHAALVTESLRDRMDRTGASEGIPVVVTGEVAALIEYLETAGIEYTLSESPNTVTCTVPTATITDLAKQTFVAVIDLSGASGTATPTPEPTSLSAAASGAAEVSTPTATAASTTVVTPSFTAIRTTESPATPASTAAPGFSIWLALAGVLLISILRR; encoded by the coding sequence ATGAAGAGATGGCAATGGATACTGGTTATCGTCTGCCTGGCATACGCAACGGTTGCGGTGCAGGCCATACCTACGGTATCGATTCAGGATATCACTCTCAATCCGGGTGAGACGACGGTCGCGGAGGTCTCCGTGACGGGCGCCGAGAACCTCGGAACGATCGCACTCGACCTTGCGTACAACCCTGCGGTCGTGCAGGTGACCGGGGTGAGCGGTGGGAGTTTCGATACCGGGCCGCTTTCGAACTACAATAACTCGCTCGGAACCGCCCGGATAGGTGCTTTCCAGATCCAGAGCCCCGGACTTGAAGGAGCGGCGACGGTCTGCGAGATCGGGATCGAGGCGGTAGGGGCTGCAGGTGCCTCCACGTCACTCACGATTGTCTCGGCGACCCTGACCGATGCCACGCCCACCGGAGCAGAGATCGAGGCCTCTCTTCGGAGCGGGCAGATACATATTGCCGGAACGCCGACGCCTACCCCCGATAGCGGCGGAAGCGACCCCGAGCCAACGGCGACACCGCACGCGGCGCTCGTCACGGAGAGCCTCCGTGACAGAATGGACCGCACAGGAGCTTCCGAGGGGATACCGGTTGTGGTGACCGGAGAGGTCGCAGCACTCATCGAGTATCTCGAGACCGCGGGTATCGAGTATACCCTTTCTGAGAGCCCGAACACGGTAACCTGCACGGTGCCGACGGCGACGATCACCGATCTTGCGAAGCAGACGTTCGTTGCCGTCATCGACCTTAGCGGAGCATCGGGTACGGCCACCCCGACACCCGAACCGACGTCTCTCTCCGCTGCAGCGTCGGGAGCGGCAGAGGTGTCCACGCCGACGGCGACAGCAGCGAGCACGACAGTGGTAACGCCGTCGTTTACGGCAATACGTACCACGGAGAGCCCGGCAACTCCGGCGAGCACCGCTGCGCCCGGTTTCTCGATCTGGCTTGCACTCGCCGGTGTGCTCCTGATCTCAATACTCCGGCGGTGA